The Lasioglossum baleicum chromosome 15, iyLasBale1, whole genome shotgun sequence genome has a segment encoding these proteins:
- the LOC143216241 gene encoding RING finger protein 37 — protein sequence MLFNFCDPRLRPEIECSTVSTEGYEVSNLINDSDKGFLAYASIKPPVNIDITFLCNVSVSYIVIWPFVGSQKSSGFQISAKTSSDHSIPYTPLASGYLNPSNTGLVLYPFNINHETLPVPANFLKRYIKPSLRHLATYVNNLRICICKTDNSVPALGKIEVWGSVASQCGKDTIASISTLWYKTELHESAEKEQCKEQFNALESVEQSKITIPSTSLKEVLESSLEVPEAFLDAITWEIMTQPILLPSGKMIDQTTLQKHEETEALWGRRLTDPFTGIPFSEDRKPVIATALKMRIDKFLLENSNAEEIKRLPRVLGRAVSSNAPDTKTAEIPKYLLGENAFNQCSNDPKPRLHCSSTDTQANKKFCHKLPVVVMSHKRTAITLPKPQKKRKTIESPEVKSNATNSASCDVDSMASHFGNRSEKNDASSKFNCTCCTNRIFYDLPCKHVLCRKLLLSIQDNRCTLCGAAYKNNEIKRIFE from the exons ATGCTTTTTAATTTCTGCGATCCACGACTGAGGCCAGAAATCGAGTGCAGCACTGTCAGCACGGAAGGATATGAAGTCTCCAACTTAATAAACGATTCCGATAAAGGTTTCCTAGCGTACGCAAGTATCAAACCTCCTGTTAACATTGACATCACTTTTCTTTGTAATGTATCTGTCAGTTACATAGTTATTTGGCCGTTCGTCGGCTCGCAGAAGTCGTCGGGCTTTCAAATATCCGCTAAAACGAGCAGTGATCACAGCATACCATACACTCCACTGGCTAGTGGATATTTAAACCCCTCGAACACTGGACTGGTACTCTATCCTTTTAATATTAATCATGAAACACTCCCAGTCCCTGCTAATTTTCTGAAACGGTACATAAAACCGTCTCTGAGACATTTAGCAACTTACGTAAACAATTTAAGGATATGCATATGCAAGACAGACAACTCTGTACCTGCATTAGGGAAGATCGAGGTGTGGGGAAGCGTTGCATCACAATGTGGAAAGGATACTATAGCCAGTATCTCCACGTTGTGGTATAAAACTGAATTGCATGAGTCTGCAGAAAAAGAACAGTGTAAAGAGCAGTTCAATGCGCTTGAGTCTGTAGAGCAATCTAAAATTACTATTCCAAGTACCAG TTTGAAGGAAGTATTAGAATCATCCTTAGAAGTGCCAGAAGCTTTCTTAGACGCCATCACATGGGAAATCATGACACAGCCTATCTTGTTGCCCAGTGGAAAAATGATTGATCAAACTACCTTGCAAAAGCACGAGGAAACTGAGGCATTATGGGGTAGAAGACTGACTGATCCTTTCACGGGCATACCCTTTAGCGAAGATCGTAAGCCGGTAATAGCGACTGCGCTGAAGATGAGAATAGATAAGTTTCTGCTTGAGAATAGCAATGCAGAGGAGATTAAGAGATTGCCAAGGGTTTTAGGTCGTGCAGTATCCTCAAATGCACCAGACACTAAAACGGCCGAAATTCCAAAATATTTATTAGGAGAGAACGCATTCAATCAGTGTTCAAACGATCCTAAGCCGAGGTTGCATTGTTCTTCGACAGACACACAAGCAAATAAGAAGTTCTGCCATAAACTGCCAGTCGTTGTAATGTCTCACAAAAGAACTGCTATCACTTTACCTAAGCCACAGAAGAAAAGAAAGACTATCGAATCTCCTGAGGTAAAGAGTAATGCCACTAATAGTGCAAGCTGTGATGTTGATTCAATGGCATCACACTTTGGCAATAGATCAGAGAAAAATGATGCAAGTTCCAAGTTCAATTGTACCTGCTGCACTAACAGAATTTTTTATGATCTTCCATGCAAACATGTTCTGTGCAGAAAATTATTGTTATCCATCCAAGATAATCGATGTACACTATGCGGCGCAGCTTATAAGAACAATGAAATAAAACGCATTTTCGAATAA
- the Gas8 gene encoding growth arrest specific protein 8 isoform X3, translating to MYEHQTNLSETKAEHMVALKLAQDDHIAQENELYKDKKDLKKTIREQDSAHLNEIRALKLQNAEEIDKITKQFETEAAEIEQKYEQKLANQYESLTLKHRMEITEVEERKNIQINNLIKNHETAFSEMKTYFNDINLNNLSLIKSMKDQMEVMRNNEERMKKQVRELTAENKKYSADLKTLEESVAQFAHQLQNYEKDKQALTSTKKRLAIIQKDSENLKWENEILELRFEKCQSERDELHSRFVSSILELQQKTGLKNVLLEKKLEKLSDLLEQREAQISEVLAAAQLDPGAVIQANKKLEVCILIDCHHFCGSMTLNSLSLLQNMLTRKNTAIQDLQFELAKVCKAHDDLLRTYEAKLQEYGIPKSELGFQPLKIKSVSSKLGLGPAGLVTVNR from the exons ATGTATGAACATCAAACAAATCTATCGGAAACCAAAGCTGAACACATGGTCGCATTAAAATTAGCCCAAGACGATCACATAGCCCAAGAGAATGAATTATATAAAGACAAAAAGGATCTGAAGAAGACGATAAGAGAGCAAGATTCAGCACATTTGAACGAGATACGTGCATTAAAATTG CAAAATGCAGAGGAAATAGATAAGATAACGAAACAATTTGAAACCGAAGCTGCGGAAATAGAGCAAAAGTATGAGCAGAAGTTAGCGAATCAGTACGAGTCCCTTACTCTGAAACATCGTATGGAAATAACCGAAGTAGAAGAGCGGAAGAATATACAGATCAATAATTTAATCAAAAATCACGAGACAGCATTCTCAGAAATGAAAACTTACTTCAACGACATTAACCTGAACAACTTGTCCTTAATTAAAAGCATGAAG GATCAAATGGAAGTAATGAGAAATAACGAAGAGCGGATGAAGAAACAAGTACGAGAATTGACTGCAGAGAACAAGAAATATTCTGCAGACTTGAAAACGCTCGAAGAGTCTGTAGCGCAATTCGCTCATCAACTGCAAAATTATGAGAAAGATAAACAAGCATTAACT TCTACCAAGAAGAGGCTGGCAATTATTCAGAAAGATTCCGAAAATCTGAAATGGGAAAACGAAATACTGGAGTTACGATTCGAGAAG TGCCAGTCTGAAAGAGACGAGTTACACTCGAGATTTGTCTCGTCTATACTTGAACTTCAGCAGAAGACAGGCCTGAAGAATGTACTTTTGGAAAAGAAACTTGAAAAGTTATCTGACTTGTTGGAACAACGAGAAGCACAGATCAGCGAGGTGCTTGCTGCTGCTCAATTAGACCCGGGGGCTGTTATCCAAGCTAATAAGAAATTAGAGGTCTGCATATTAATTGACTGTCATCACTTTTGCGGTAGCATGACGCTAAACTCGCTTTCTCTTTTACAGAACATGCTGACTAGAAAGAACACTGCGATACAAGATCTTCAGTTTGAATTAGCAAAAGTTTGTAAGGCACACGATGATTTATTAAGAACGTACGAAGCAAAGTTACAAGAGTATGGCATCCCAAAAAGCGAGCTTGGTTTCCagcctttaaaaataaaatcagtAAGTTCGAAATTAGGTCTCGGCCCTGCTGGACTTGTTACTGTAAATCGCTAG
- the Gas8 gene encoding growth arrest specific protein 8 isoform X1, whose translation MGPKKAKTPDNVDGADTSKMNREQLEVYAHKILEELEREREERNYFQLERDKLRTFWEITRHQLEEARATIRNKEREKEEVTEKHETELKLYKQKVKHLMYEHQTNLSETKAEHMVALKLAQDDHIAQENELYKDKKDLKKTIREQDSAHLNEIRALKLQNAEEIDKITKQFETEAAEIEQKYEQKLANQYESLTLKHRMEITEVEERKNIQINNLIKNHETAFSEMKTYFNDINLNNLSLIKSMKDQMEVMRNNEERMKKQVRELTAENKKYSADLKTLEESVAQFAHQLQNYEKDKQALTSTKKRLAIIQKDSENLKWENEILELRFEKCQSERDELHSRFVSSILELQQKTGLKNVLLEKKLEKLSDLLEQREAQISEVLAAAQLDPGAVIQANKKLEVCILIDCHHFCGSMTLNSLSLLQNMLTRKNTAIQDLQFELAKVCKAHDDLLRTYEAKLQEYGIPKSELGFQPLKIKSVSSKLGLGPAGLVTVNR comes from the exons ATG GGACCAAAGAAGGCAAAGACACCGGACAATGTTGATGGGGCAGATACATCAAAAATGAATAGAGAACAGCTAGAAGTGTACGCTCATAAAATACTTGAAGAATTGGAACGAGAGagggaagaaagaaattatttccaGCTCGAAAGAGATAAGCTTAGGACTTTTTGGGAAATCACAAGACATCAATTAGAAGAGGCTCGAGCAACCATCCG AAATAAAGAACGTGAGAAGGAAGAAGTAACTGAGAAGCACGAGACAGAACTGAAATTGTACAAGCAGAAAGTGAAACACTTGATGTATGAACATCAAACAAATCTATCGGAAACCAAAGCTGAACACATGGTCGCATTAAAATTAGCCCAAGACGATCACATAGCCCAAGAGAATGAATTATATAAAGACAAAAAGGATCTGAAGAAGACGATAAGAGAGCAAGATTCAGCACATTTGAACGAGATACGTGCATTAAAATTG CAAAATGCAGAGGAAATAGATAAGATAACGAAACAATTTGAAACCGAAGCTGCGGAAATAGAGCAAAAGTATGAGCAGAAGTTAGCGAATCAGTACGAGTCCCTTACTCTGAAACATCGTATGGAAATAACCGAAGTAGAAGAGCGGAAGAATATACAGATCAATAATTTAATCAAAAATCACGAGACAGCATTCTCAGAAATGAAAACTTACTTCAACGACATTAACCTGAACAACTTGTCCTTAATTAAAAGCATGAAG GATCAAATGGAAGTAATGAGAAATAACGAAGAGCGGATGAAGAAACAAGTACGAGAATTGACTGCAGAGAACAAGAAATATTCTGCAGACTTGAAAACGCTCGAAGAGTCTGTAGCGCAATTCGCTCATCAACTGCAAAATTATGAGAAAGATAAACAAGCATTAACT TCTACCAAGAAGAGGCTGGCAATTATTCAGAAAGATTCCGAAAATCTGAAATGGGAAAACGAAATACTGGAGTTACGATTCGAGAAG TGCCAGTCTGAAAGAGACGAGTTACACTCGAGATTTGTCTCGTCTATACTTGAACTTCAGCAGAAGACAGGCCTGAAGAATGTACTTTTGGAAAAGAAACTTGAAAAGTTATCTGACTTGTTGGAACAACGAGAAGCACAGATCAGCGAGGTGCTTGCTGCTGCTCAATTAGACCCGGGGGCTGTTATCCAAGCTAATAAGAAATTAGAGGTCTGCATATTAATTGACTGTCATCACTTTTGCGGTAGCATGACGCTAAACTCGCTTTCTCTTTTACAGAACATGCTGACTAGAAAGAACACTGCGATACAAGATCTTCAGTTTGAATTAGCAAAAGTTTGTAAGGCACACGATGATTTATTAAGAACGTACGAAGCAAAGTTACAAGAGTATGGCATCCCAAAAAGCGAGCTTGGTTTCCagcctttaaaaataaaatcagtAAGTTCGAAATTAGGTCTCGGCCCTGCTGGACTTGTTACTGTAAATCGCTAG
- the LOC143216245 gene encoding galactoside alpha-(1,2)-fucosyltransferase 1 yields the protein MSHAQQHVLAIAIVLALIVVLGIHVFLFPMYTSNPPARHIKISTYEQALCRTTSKNIRIPPEWRNPCPKYGIVSAVQGGRLGNQIWEYASVWATARRTGLEPFMPRCILKTLEEYFENLSIPPLSYIGKCSLDVGQVVNSLAQWNSTEQNIIIPRHAAYWSLILVWLDDVRREFTFKLNLRMYAEKVLKEIAEEYKMLEPTFVSIHVRRTDYIDYLWQKLKIRPAPVSYYLAAMDYFADKYSNVVFVVTSDNIVWCKDNLHSKRHRIKFVSDVDAKGPGKDLAVLSACNHSIIDYGTYGSFGAILAAGETVVYNVTTYFSTLIAEVLPNWKIMN from the exons ATGAGTCACGCTCAGCAGCATGTACTTGCCATTGCAATAGTCCTTGCTCTGATAGTGGTTCTCGGCATCCATGTCTTCCTGTTTCCTATGTACACATCCAACCCACCTGCTCGCCACATTAAAATCTCAACATACGAACAAGCTCTTTGTCGTACCACATCGAAGAATATCAGGATACCACCAGAATGGAGAAATCCGTGTCCAAAATATGGAATAGTATCCGCAGTCCAAGGTGGCAGACTTGGCAATCAAATTTGGGAGTATGCCTCGGTATGGGCAACAGCTAGACGGACTGGACTAGAACCGTTCATGCCACGCTGCATACTGAAGACTCTGGAGGAGTACTTTGAAAATCTTAGCATTCCTCCACTCAGTTACATCGGAAAATGCAGTCTAGATGTTGGCCAAGTCGTTAATTCTCTTGCACAATGGAACAGCACAGAGCAAAACATTATAATACCAAG ACACGCTGCTTACTGGTCCCTCATTTTGGTGTGGTTGGATGATGTTCGAAGAGAATTCACGTTTAAGCTGAACTTGAGAATGTATGCGGAAAAGGTACTAAAAGAAATAGCCGAGGAGTACAAGATGCTCGAACCAACGTTTGTGAGCATACATGTAAGAAGAACAGATTATATAGATTATTTATggcagaaattaaaaattagacCCGCTCCCGTTAGTTATTACTTAGCGGCAATGGATTACTTTGCTGACAAATATAGTAACGTAGTTTTCGTAGTGACTAGCGATAATATAGTTTGGTGCAAGGATAATTTACATAGTAAAAGACATAGAATCAAATTTGTATCCGATGTAGACGCGAAAGGTCCTGGCAAAGACCTAGCAGTTTTATCAGCATGCAATCATAGTATTATAGATTATGGTACATATGGTTCTTTCGGCGCAATTTTGGCTGCCGGCGAAACTGTAGTGTACAATGTTACAACATACTTTTCTACTTTGATTGCTGAAGTTTTGCCAAATTGGAAAATAATGAATTGA
- the Gas8 gene encoding growth arrest specific protein 8 isoform X2 encodes MGPKKAKTPDNVDGADTSKMNREQLEVYAHKILEELEREREERNYFQLERDKLRTFWEITRHQLEEARATIRNKEREKEEVTEKHETELKLYKQKVKHLMYEHQTNLSETKAEHMVALKLAQDDHIAQENELYKDKKDLKKTIREQDSAHLNEIRALKLQNAEEIDKITKQFETEAAEIEQKYEQKLANQYESLTLKHRMEITEVEERKNIQINNLIKNHETAFSEMKTYFNDINLNNLSLIKSMKDQMEVMRNNEERMKKQVRELTAENKKYSADLKTLEESVAQFAHQLQNYEKDKQALTSTKKRLAIIQKDSENLKWENEILELRFEKCQSERDELHSRFVSSILELQQKTGLKNVLLEKKLEKLSDLLEQREAQISEVLAAAQLDPGAVIQANKKLENMLTRKNTAIQDLQFELAKVCKAHDDLLRTYEAKLQEYGIPKSELGFQPLKIKSVSSKLGLGPAGLVTVNR; translated from the exons ATG GGACCAAAGAAGGCAAAGACACCGGACAATGTTGATGGGGCAGATACATCAAAAATGAATAGAGAACAGCTAGAAGTGTACGCTCATAAAATACTTGAAGAATTGGAACGAGAGagggaagaaagaaattatttccaGCTCGAAAGAGATAAGCTTAGGACTTTTTGGGAAATCACAAGACATCAATTAGAAGAGGCTCGAGCAACCATCCG AAATAAAGAACGTGAGAAGGAAGAAGTAACTGAGAAGCACGAGACAGAACTGAAATTGTACAAGCAGAAAGTGAAACACTTGATGTATGAACATCAAACAAATCTATCGGAAACCAAAGCTGAACACATGGTCGCATTAAAATTAGCCCAAGACGATCACATAGCCCAAGAGAATGAATTATATAAAGACAAAAAGGATCTGAAGAAGACGATAAGAGAGCAAGATTCAGCACATTTGAACGAGATACGTGCATTAAAATTG CAAAATGCAGAGGAAATAGATAAGATAACGAAACAATTTGAAACCGAAGCTGCGGAAATAGAGCAAAAGTATGAGCAGAAGTTAGCGAATCAGTACGAGTCCCTTACTCTGAAACATCGTATGGAAATAACCGAAGTAGAAGAGCGGAAGAATATACAGATCAATAATTTAATCAAAAATCACGAGACAGCATTCTCAGAAATGAAAACTTACTTCAACGACATTAACCTGAACAACTTGTCCTTAATTAAAAGCATGAAG GATCAAATGGAAGTAATGAGAAATAACGAAGAGCGGATGAAGAAACAAGTACGAGAATTGACTGCAGAGAACAAGAAATATTCTGCAGACTTGAAAACGCTCGAAGAGTCTGTAGCGCAATTCGCTCATCAACTGCAAAATTATGAGAAAGATAAACAAGCATTAACT TCTACCAAGAAGAGGCTGGCAATTATTCAGAAAGATTCCGAAAATCTGAAATGGGAAAACGAAATACTGGAGTTACGATTCGAGAAG TGCCAGTCTGAAAGAGACGAGTTACACTCGAGATTTGTCTCGTCTATACTTGAACTTCAGCAGAAGACAGGCCTGAAGAATGTACTTTTGGAAAAGAAACTTGAAAAGTTATCTGACTTGTTGGAACAACGAGAAGCACAGATCAGCGAGGTGCTTGCTGCTGCTCAATTAGACCCGGGGGCTGTTATCCAAGCTAATAAGAAATTAGAG AACATGCTGACTAGAAAGAACACTGCGATACAAGATCTTCAGTTTGAATTAGCAAAAGTTTGTAAGGCACACGATGATTTATTAAGAACGTACGAAGCAAAGTTACAAGAGTATGGCATCCCAAAAAGCGAGCTTGGTTTCCagcctttaaaaataaaatcagtAAGTTCGAAATTAGGTCTCGGCCCTGCTGGACTTGTTACTGTAAATCGCTAG